The window ACTCCCTATCAACCTCAGATGAATGTATCTATTGAAGCAGCCAACGAGAACATGAAGAAGATATTGCGAAAGATGATTGATAACTACAGGCATTGGCATGAGAAGCTTCCATTTGCTCTCATTGGATATCGCACTATAGTCAaaacatcaactggggcaacacCTTATCTTTTGGTCTATGGAACTGAAACTGTATTGTCAGCGGAATTTGAAATACCACCTTTGAGGGTCATCTAGGAAGCCGAGCTGAGCAATGCAGAATAGGTGAAGAATCGGTACGAACAACTAATGTTTATTAACGAGATGAGAATGGATGCAGTTTACaatggtcaactctatcaaaaCAGGATggccagagccttcaacaagaaagTGAAACCACGTCAGTTCAAACTGGGGCAACTAGTTTTGAAGCGCATATTCCCGCACCAAAATGAAACTAAAGGAAAGTTTGCACCAAattggcaaggtccgtacatggtgcATCGGGTATTGACTGGAGGAGCACTGATTTTAGCAGAAATGGATGGTGAAGTATGGGCCAAGCCCATCAACTTAGATgaagtcaagagatactatgtctaGAGGCATATTTGGCAACCTCTTTCTTTTCTATGTAATACTTCTTAATATaaatgaactacgtttgacctgattcccgtttaagaggggatacgtaggcagaccTGTGGGTTCGGTCTCATTATAATAAATGCATTATTTCCCCCCAAGTTGGAAACTGGGGCAGCTTTTGAAGACGTTGTCATGAGGAGGCATCATTCATCGACAAAGGATGGTCAAGCAAGACGAATTACAGGATTTCAAATAAGGACGTTCACTTTATTTCACAAGCATGTCACAATGCAAAATTTGGCAAtaactttatttttataaaaaaaattatgcatattttatttattaaaattgatttttttcatcaaaatttcttAACTATTCATTCGCCAAGATTCATTGTTGGGTCGGGGTTACAAGTCCAAACAAAGTGGGAAGCGCAAGATTATCAAAGGCCACGGCATCAAAGTCAACACGAATCAaccttccccctcccccccccccaactcaTAATTGTTTCTTTGAGTGCAGATTTTCAGGATAGAGGAAGTAGAAAAATCAATAATGAATATAAATACCAAGACCCTTCGTCGAACAGTTTGAATTTTTTATagtattttattgaaaattacaccttttgaatgatgatgatatttAAAATCTAAGTTTGAGATTTTTCTAATGATAATTTTGGAaccttataatatttttttaatacattGATTGTCATTACTTTTCAGCTACTAATTTTTATAAATGCAAACTACATCGCACATAGCTTTAAATATATTGCACATTGACTTTTAAATGCACCGCACCATTGCTTTCAAATGCACCACacaaatactttcaaatgcatTGCACCATTGCTTGCAAAATGAATAATATAAATGCTTTCAAATGCACTGCACTTTTGCTTTCAAAGGCACTACAAATGCACTGCACAAATGCTTTAAAAAGTACCATTGCTTGCAAATGCACGATGCAAATACTTTCAACTACACTGCACCATTACTTTTAAATGCACCACACAATTGCCTTGCAAATGCACCACAAATATTTTCATTACCTTAAATCATTTGGCTTGGAAAGCCTCATCAGTCATTTGGCTTAAACGCCTCAATTACTTTATCATTTGGCGTAAATGCCTTATTTTCATCAATCATTGGCTTAAATACCTCATTTTTATCAATCATACATAATTCATCGCTGAAAGACACCATTTACATGAATCATTGACTCAAAGCCTCATTTCATTAGTCATGATCAAAGAATTATTTTAACATACCTGGCTTATTTTATGATAAATTAATGGCTTAGAGGTTTCATTTTAATGAAATTACTGTTATGACTTATCGCATTTTTATATCTCGTTTACTAACAATTTTACCTAGTCTATTGAGCTTAGCAGAAAAAATAGCACAACGTGAAACTCTATCTAAGCAGCGAACTGGGACAGTTTGCTGGGGAGGAAACCAGACTAGCCAGCAAAAGTCAAAGGTCTACTTTCGGATTCCGTTCGTCCAGACTACCAAAATCTTAGCCAAAATCCTTATTTCGACACATTTTCTTTCAATCATGTTTCCCAATAACTAACACCTTGTGTCTTCATAATTCAACACTGGGGCGGCATTTTAGGATCCGCATCAATCATTAAGTCTTATTCCATAGCACCATCAATCTGGAATTACATATGACTTGATTCTCGTAGAACCCGAGGTATGTGGGCGATTCAGAAATCAGAGTTCGGCCATAACTCTTTAAaatttcttttcatttcaaaagCCTTCCAAGTTTCATGTTATAATCCTTCCAACCCTCTGATCCATATTTACAAATCGGGACAAATTGGTCACTAAgtcaatttctttgcccgaaGACTCTTTCATCGTCCACGGTCAAACAGGAGCAGCTGTTGACAACCAATTTTGGCCCTCCTTTTTCATAATCAATTTCTTTATACTTCCTAATTCTTAATaatttactaaatatattttacatatttttatccAAAACATTTGCTATATTTTTCTAGCCTCaagatttttaaaataataaaatataattagccttaatataatttatcatatttatttatttattgtaattatatcgttattattattttagttaCTTAGTCACTATCATATTATTATTTAATGTTAATGCAtcgtaataaaattataatttatttctctatttctatattttatttCTCTATTTCTTATTCTATATATAAATTCATACATACTAAATATTAATTTTTAcaacaatataatataatatattttattataaattattagaaTTATGGATGCATAGTAAAATTTAAAGTGAAAAAAGACTTTTAAATGTAAATTGGATCATCTTGGTAAAGTTCAATGTTACTTAAAATGGGGCCAATTCTTATAACACATTTTCAGATTTTTAAACCCCATAAATCAACCAACCATGCCCACAAAATAGCCCATAAAATAGCTCATACCCGCCAGTCCATCTACCTAACTCTTTCATCTACATGGACTCCACATAAGCGCCACATGAGCCTCTAGATCAGCGCCGCATAGGCACTAACGGTTCAAATTCTGGGACCAACACACGCCTAACACATGCCCTCCTCATCCCTTCACACTTTGAGCCCACTTCTTACCACATAGATTCATCAGATCTAGTCCATTTTAAATTAATGGtcaagatcatttcttctatCTTCTAGAGAATTCTAAATAAATGTTTTctttattaattttattatacCTTATTTACTTATATCAGGATTAATCTCATTCATTAGATGCATCTAATCCAACGGTTGGatttatttctaaaattaaaaacaaatttgACTAGGGTTCCATCTCTTTCCCTCTTTCAAAGAAAAGAACGCTTCTTTTCTCTCTACCATAGCAGAGGGTtttagtttcttctttttttcttagcAAAATTTGACTCTCATATCTTATAATCAAAAATTTGTGTGTCATTCTAAGGAATTATCTGCAAACTCAAGCACTTAGACTGAAGAATTCAAATTCGTTTTCCATTTACAATGAAGATGACAGAGgtaaaagtgtcacgacccggacttTACACCCTCGgaagtcatgatggcgcctactagtgaaagctaggcaagccacttattttactcttttcatttttaaacCATTAACAATTATAAATTAACATTTATAAACAACAGAAATTAATAGAGCGAAAGAATGAAAATTTAACAATTTAGCTAACATCAATACAAATCCATAACataaactacccagaactggtgtcacaatctcacggactaaCTAAGAAagctacaaataaagtctgaacaaGAAATTACATGTCTATCTCGAAAATAGTAAATAACAGATGCAAACTAGATAAGGAGGGGaggccaaggcctgcggacgcctgcaggactatctcgggtctcctgatggactgaaggcagcaacccctagctaaggtctGTATGCTCCAGTACTGGGATCTACATAAAAGAGCGCAGAGTGTAGTGCACAACCGACCCcgtgtgctggtaagtgtcgagcctaacctcgcgaagtagtgacgaggctaggacacaacaaccAATAACCTGCAGCCAAATTGTATCTAACAGAATAATAGTAATAAAAGTAATTCAGAAGTAACGGGGAAAGGGCAACATGCTATGGGGAAGAATATCAACATAATGAATCACAGTAATAGTGGAATAAGACAATCAAGGTACTTGAACCAAAACAGCaagaaatcaaaataaacaggcaataagtgcatgacatcacccttcgtgcttttactctcaatcttcaccaatgcaatcaaataattaaaatgtgcatggcatcacccttcgttctttatctctcttcctcaccatataattatTAGAAATATGCATGGCATCAGCCTTCGtactttatctctcttcctctccATACGCATCAATATCTATAAAAATGtacaaggcatcacccttcgtgctttatcactctttcctcgccaaatgcataaatatgaatgtgcacagcatcacccttcgtgctttatcactctttcctcacccaaacaatagcaacaataatatcccagcaagggaatcaacaacaagaataaatacatcccggcaagggaatcaacaataagaaaTAAGTACGTCccgcaagggaatcaactataaccaaacttgtaccaacactTAACTTCACAATCAAAACCTCAACTGGAGACAATGCTCCACAATAAACAAATACCACAAGTTAATCATAGGTCTTGCTCAACATGGAGAATCAACAATTTAGGCAATTTTAGTACTCATTAAGAAATACAACaattacaatttaagactcacgggcatgcgtgacaccgacgtatagatactcgtcaccacacctatacgtcgtatattacactagcacatagcaaataaggcataatacctattccctcaagctaaggttataccaaacacttacctcgaacttttacggccaactcaagcctcaaacaccgcttttacTTTAGAATTAACCTCCGGTTTACTTGTATCgagtccaaattaatttaacaatatcaataaatgctaaagaattcatactcaatgcttaattataggttctctatcattttccccaaaaaagtcaaaaatcgaccccgggcccgctaggtcaaaactcgaggttcggaccaaaacccgatcacccattcacccacaagtccaaatatacaattagtttcgaaatccgaccccaaaatgaggtctaaattctaattattcaaaaagccctaactctacccaaaatcccaaattctaccatggaagaacaatatttaggcctagaaatctaatgggtgttgatggaaatgaAGGAGATGGGTTTAGGAATACATACCTATGATTTAGTGTTGATTTTACTCTTCAAAAATCACCTAGGTTCTGATTTTGGGGAAAAAGATGTGAGTAAATGATTTATTCCCGTTTCTGTTACTGTTTAAAAgagctgggcgacagtgttcatcgcgttcgcgagaacacTGTCGCGATTGCGAAGAGCTGCCAAAAgtggacttacgcgatcgcgagttaTCCTATGAGTTTGCGAAGGGTTTGCCCTCCTGAACTTCGCGTTCGCGGACCAGtgtacgcgttcgcgtagaagaacgaCAACATCCCAGACCAGCTTCATTTTACATCACGTGTTAGCGGGACAAAGGTCGAGTTCGCGTAGAGCAGCCCCCAGTGCTCTGTATTCGTGTCCCttacttcgcgttcgcatagaacaagtTCACCCCAACCCTAATTTCCTTTTCGTGATCGTGTGAAaggcttcgcgatcacgaagtacAGAATGTTTGTGCATCAGAAGCAACATTTCTAAAACttttcctaagtgtaaaaaccttcgtaaactcacctgagccctcggggctccaaaccaagcatgcatactaactcaaaacatcatatggacttactcgtgcgattaAATAGCCAAATTAACACCtttaactacgaatttagcatcaaaatcaaagaaaaatctcaagaactcttaggTTCAAATTTTagcaaccgagggtccgattcacgtcatatcaagtccctttcttaccaaattttacattATTGACCTAAATaacatataagacatgtaccgggctacggaaccaaaatatagtcccgataccatcaatttcaaatacatCTAAATTTCCAAAACATCTTACAATTTTAGTTAAacacttcaaaaattcatttctcaggcttgggacctcggaattcgatttcgggcatacgcccctaagtcccatatttttatatggacccttcgggaccgtcaaatcacgggtccggatccgtgtacccaaaatattgatcgaagtcaacttaaattcagttttaaaggccaaattagcatttttatcaaattttcacataaaagcgttcCAGATATACGCCCAGACCGCGacgtaaatcgaggtgagataaaaggagACTTTTAGGGCCTCAAAACATAGAATTGACTCAAAAATCAAGTGatggccttttgggtcatcacatcctccacctctaaaacaactgttcatcctcgaatggacatagaaaagaagtacctgagtcacggaaaagatggggatatcggcttcGCATATgggacttggactcccaggtagctgcctcggcaggctgacctctccactaaacatgaTCTGAAGGGAACTTCTTCGATCTCGACTAACAAACCTGTTGGTCTAGGATAGCTAtcgactcctcctcataggtcagatccttgtccaactggatagtgctgaagtctaacacgtgggatggattatCGTAGCTGAtacgggtctaggccagtccttgacttcctctatcttcttcggatctacttgaataccctctgATGATACAACATAACCTAAGAAcgcaaccgaactcaaccaaaactcacacttcgaaaacttagcatacaactgactatcccttagagtctgaagaacgactcaaagatgctgctcgtgctcctcctggctgcggtagtaaatcaaaatatcatcaatgaagacaatcacaaaagaatctaaataaggcttgaacacttggTTTATCAAGTCcatgaaagttgctggggcatttgtcaacctgaatgacattactaagaactcataatgcctgtaccgagtgcaAAAAGCTGTCCTAGGGACATTAGATGCCCTGATCCTCAACTGATGGCAGCCAAATCCCAAATCTATCTTAGAAAACACTTGAGCACCCTGaatctgatcaaacaaatcatcaatcttcggcaatggatacttgttcttgatggtgactttgttcaactactgataatctatacacatcctcatcgacccatacttctttttaacaaacaacaccggcgcaccccaaagcgagacactaggtctaataaagcctttatccaaTAAGTCCtgcaactgttcttttaattttttcaactctggaggggccatatgatattgcggaatagaaatgggctgagttcctggagccaaatcaatgcaaaagtcaatatccctatcgggtggcatccccggcaggtctgaaggaaatacctctggaaactcacgaacaacgggcacaaaatccatagaaggaacctcagcactggaatcacgaacatacgccaaataggccaaacatcgcttaccaaccatacgccgagccttcatttatgagataaccctgctagtagaatgaccaagggtccctctccactccaaacgaGGCAACCCCGGTAATGCTAAGGTcattgtcttggcatgacaatccaatatagcatgatatgggGATAATCAATCCATCCCTAGAATGATATCAAAATCCAAcatgtcgagaagtaggagatctacctgggtctcaagacccccaataacaacAATGCAAGCACGATAAACACGATCTGAGtttcatgttgcctagttgggaagtgaagtagatttgACATTGCGATATGAGTttagacttaggaagattaagtgactacgTAATATTTATGATGGTGGAAGAGCATAAAGAGATGTTAGATTTGAGGCgaaacatgtgggttatctcttgtggaGTGTTCTaaagttgtgtgatccttatggtgtttgttggaagatctcttttactagtgaaatatttgttgcaatttgaatttgggtcgcttaagagagtgggcttgactgttacgagggtcaatgcgagatttgtagaagatttgaagtactagatggtctgtgttgcacgagcttatgaaggattgagtttaatctcacgaTGGTATtttggcagtaatagagtatatgcattatgagttattgtatgTTTTGATCtacggctttgagccaagtggggagtctgctattgattagttgattgcacggttatgtgctatgttggttccagtttgaggcatactgGTGGAACAGTTATAGCTTacggaggttgagatcgaggatggctcgagtaaagaaaatctcaataaaggttatgttaggTTTTATGGGTGTATAAGAATCACAGAATTACTTAAACtattattggtaaaggatgtacggtgcatagaataggaagttgcttggttacaTTAAGGTGAGGATACATTCTACGGTATCGGAGTGCTAATGAGCACTGGTCGTCTGGTCCTTTTGAACGGTCTAATTGTGGTTTGAGTAGAGTgtatgactctcgagaatggttctaatgggttcaagattttacatgtaataattggatatTTTCAGGGTGTATATTTGGccagaaactgaggtttgcaatGGGGGGTGTCAAGACTCATGgtatttttatatcattatggattctacacatcagtatcgggaaggtgaaggtaatgactTTAGATTCGCATGAAGTCTCTTCAGGGAAAGTATTTCGAATATGGTGCTTTTGAGGATATTTGAGAGAGTAGTCAGTGGCTTATGAACCGTAGgacggtgtggctttatgcttgggtctcgtgtggcgAGTCTGGGTCAaggattgtggtgttatagcgagaagaagtatcaagttgaaggtaaatcataAGGAACTTAGATAGGTGGGATAGCTTGGCAGTAggccggatcggcatggtaaggatatgattagttctttgggtgtttacgaggtaatgagtttctacaggtgtttcgcggcaatgctcttaggttttagTGGCCTGCATAGCTTGGtttagttagaaggattcagtcctgacgctttagttttgtgcaaaaggaattcggagagttcttgatggtttctaccacggttagagatgtatatttttttACAAGCATGAGGAGCAtaggatgtatagtgattttcttctagatgggatcaatggaaagttcttggttagtagagtatgtagttgcttgtggctcggaatggatatgaagttctcatgtttatcctaggatggtatggtatatgcggtatgttgtataggattgagatttgcatgtgtaagatcACGGTTcaattttgaaaggaaggtcacaaattcttaggtagcatggacggtttcagataactagataaatgagatcagtgattggtgtggcttgatgagggtatacattttagaaagggcgatgtgtttgagttgaggatacttcattagtattgcgacactctcttgttggatcaactattgatattcgagtttgcttggtggcacaaaagaattataggagtacctctcgTGGAATGATTTGGGTATTAGGGGTGTGTGGTATATTCagacggtggagttgggatcggatatggtgattcccgtgttgtatggatttggagactaggagttctcacaAAAAGGTTAGGACAtggttgtggaccgtgtatattggTCTTGTATGGtaactattggaggtttggagacccgagtggatccttattgcttagtatgctagattttggtgtgatattgggtatggactggttgtctccgtatcGTGTTATTCTGAGTTGTTACGCTAGGACGacgacattggctatgccgggaatgtcacagattgagtggcgagattcgacggattatgttcccagtagggtggttTCATTTTTTAAGACCCAACAAATGCCTggaaagggttgtctttcttatttggcctttgttaTGGATggcagtgcagagactcctactattgattcagttccgatggtgagggattttccgaatgtgtttcctgcTGCCGGGCATGTCACCGGACAGGGTTGTTAATTTcggtattgatctggtgtcgggcaccgtatcgtatggcaccggcgaagttaaaggagttgaaggaacagcttcaggaactccttgataagggattcattggtaggccaatatggatgtgtgttctgcatcgagtcggcttggttgacttCGAGTTTTATTGTTGAGGGATATGTTGAttcaattgttattgagcttattagtgatctagggagatctatgagttacctttccgtgttgcgaggcgttaggatttgttggttataggcacatgtagTGCGGTTTTATTGaggtctctcagtggaattcgagcgaaaagagtattgggtattgctcggcggatggcgtatcggttgtatactttcgggtttgtgtgatgttatgtcaattgcttcgccgtagttatgatgatttgctttgtttCTAGAcgtcaaattgcgcgtggttatcgattttgagcatagtgacttgaggtgtttcaggTGGACCGGTATTTGGATcgggtcgcgcattgcagcgaagttatgcgAAGGTATGACCCtttgggttagattcgtgtgttctttttctacgatgtgtgacgggttctcagtattgtgtgtggtggtactggtgagcttatggtacaactctctcatttgagtcatttttcatgatttgagtacgctcggattgttgcttattggtgtgcggattgcacaagttgtggctttagatcgtattgatgtgtcatgtcaccagagtagtagTGTTAGATTAGATGGGATcattgggatctagaatgaatacaaacagattcggtttcagcatgttggaaggataatatcgatgttccgctcagaaatttgctatggtccttgccaaagaaggagtggcttcacgaatggttgatctgaggaatggttatgactctctttgtgtttcatttatcattggtagTATGGAAGTGTTAGAACGAAGCTTTATTTGATAAAAGGTttattatcgatattcggttgttctaagcaactgctgtgattagaaCACTACAAAAAAAAACAGCGTTTAGCGACGGAATTTTGCGACAAGAGATATTCCGTAGCTAAATAACGACGGTTTAGTGATGAATTGTAATAGTTTGTCGCCAAATAAGCTACAAAATAATTCGTGTCAAATATAGCAACAGATTAGCGACAAAAACTTATATTCGTCGCTCAAATTGGTGCTAAAAATTAGCGCCTTTATTTTACCTACAAAATTAGTAACGAAATTTGGGCGACAAAATTTATTAAAACTTAGCGGCGAAGTTAACGACAAAAAATCCATCGCTGAATTATTTTACTTATCAATACATTCGAAAGTTAGTTGCGACAAAATATTTTTGTCGCtaattttctaaaataaaatttcattaattattaTTAGCGACAGAATTTTAGTCCGTCGCTATTTCCGTTGCTAAATTTTCGTCTCCCAAAATAAAATTACCCTAGTTAAAAGACTCCAACCATTAGGGCACAAACACCCCAATTCCTCTCCTCTCTATCAGACTCCCACTTTCACTCTTCTTCAACAAATGTGAGTTTTTTCTTCAAACACCAAAAATTGGGTGTGAATCTTACAACTATTCATTGTCATTTTTCTTGGGTTGAAATTAGAAATGCTTGCTTGAGTCTGTGACGTGCCTGAATCTCCAAATAGAGAAACTGTTTAGGGCTATAATGTCTTTCTCCTTTGCTCTATTAGATGCTTCAATTAGTTCCTCACACGTTTGTCTTTTCTCACAGACATGAAGCTGAAATTTGAAGTCGTGCGTTGATTTTAGGGATTGTATGTCCTTGATAAGATAAGCTTCTTTGTGATTTCATTCATGTATTGTAGATCTGGGCGAGAATCATGTTCATCCTGTCTTGTgctttattttggtattttattttcaaagtttctcCATCTTTATTCCAGATTTTCTCTACTCTTTGTTAATGTTTTTCCCCCTCGGAAAAATTCTGCAGAAATAGCCATGTATGCATGTGATTTTCTTGGTAATTACCAGCTTTATACTTGTTATAATGTTAAAACCCCACACATTGGTTCCTTTAAAAAGAGTTCTTTTTCTCAATCTTGGTCAAACAGGCCAAATGGTTCATCTTATTTTCACAAGTattctcaatttggaagaagCAATTTTGTTATAGTGAAGGCTTCAGATTCATTCAAGAACTACCAGAAAACAAGTAGAGGTAACCCTATTATTTTTGTGCATAAATTGAATTTAAGTTTATTTTTTGTTGGAAATAGAACTGTAATTGTTTACAAAATTGCTTTTTCTGTTTTTTTAGCAGTAATTATGTAAAAAGTTTTGAGCTTTGTGTGAATTTTGCTGTGGGGGTGCTTAGATAACATATGAATTTTATGCATAGTTTGGATTTGAGTTTATCTTTTTGTTAGAATCGAGCTGTAATTGTATAAAATATTTGTGTAAGAATTCATATAATTTTGTGTGTCTGGAACTCGTGGTTTTTTGTGTAAGAATTTTCGTCCACCTGTGTAATAATTGTATAAAATATTTGTGTAAAAATACTGGATTTTCTGGAAGGGCGAAGCGTGATGTTTTTAGATCTATTCTAATACTAAATCACTAACTGAACTCATAGATTTAAAATTACACAAATAGTTAAATACTATTTTTAACTTATGATATATAGTCGAGATAAAAAGAACATTTCTAGAATCATGGGTATTGGACCAATATCATGAAGTTGACATTTCTAGAATCATGGGGTA of the Nicotiana tabacum cultivar K326 chromosome 7, ASM71507v2, whole genome shotgun sequence genome contains:
- the LOC142162259 gene encoding uncharacterized protein LOC142162259: MDVIGLIEPVASNGHRFILVAIDYFTKWVEASSYKSVTKKVVADFVHNGANLNSDLMREICDKFKITHRNSTPYQPQMNVSIEAANENMKKILRKMIDNYRHWHEKLPFALIGYRTIVKTSTGATPYLLVYGTETVLSAEFEIPPLRVI